A single Nostoc sp. PCC 7107 DNA region contains:
- a CDS encoding helix-turn-helix transcriptional regulator — protein sequence MTEGEKREPLTPMSLRKRVGLTQRKVAQELDIRSQTVGDWEKGGVPHLTPSKMKRLCEIYQCSLDDLIEAFEMRNSAHTS from the coding sequence ATGACAGAAGGAGAAAAAAGAGAACCGTTAACACCGATGTCACTAAGAAAACGTGTTGGGTTAACCCAAAGAAAGGTCGCTCAAGAACTGGATATTCGCTCTCAAACAGTTGGTGACTGGGAAAAGGGCGGTGTACCTCATTTGACACCTTCAAAAATGAAGCGTTTATGTGAGATTTATCAATGCAGTTTAGATGACTTAATTGAGGCGTTTGAAATGCGTAATAGCGCTCATACCAGTTAG
- a CDS encoding type II toxin-antitoxin system RelE/ParE family toxin, whose protein sequence is MSERYTLRVAKTAEKDLLDLQAKQFKQVVSKILSLQGTPRPQDCKALKGYEGGYRVDSGEYRILYTIDDENQLVDVFRVGKRNDDEVYKNL, encoded by the coding sequence ATGAGTGAACGTTACACTCTCAGAGTTGCCAAAACCGCCGAGAAAGACTTATTAGATTTGCAAGCCAAACAGTTTAAGCAAGTCGTCTCCAAAATCCTTTCTCTCCAAGGAACTCCCCGTCCCCAAGACTGCAAAGCCTTAAAAGGTTATGAGGGTGGTTATCGTGTCGATTCTGGAGAATACAGAATCCTTTACACCATTGACGATGAAAATCAACTAGTAGATGTGTTCCGCGTTGGTAAACGGAACGACGATGAAGTCTACAAAAATTTGTAA
- a CDS encoding type II toxin-antitoxin system Phd/YefM family antitoxin: MYKIAQNPRLKSMADAISANFQDLIDRVEQKGERIIIERQGKAVVAIIGLEDLKRLEALEDAIDSQVLHQAISENNGFTTLDAVIASRGDE, from the coding sequence ATGTACAAAATTGCCCAAAACCCACGGTTAAAATCAATGGCAGATGCAATCAGCGCCAACTTTCAAGATTTAATAGATCGTGTCGAGCAAAAAGGTGAACGGATCATTATTGAACGACAAGGTAAAGCAGTAGTCGCCATTATTGGACTAGAAGACCTCAAACGGCTAGAAGCCTTAGAAGATGCTATTGATTCCCAGGTATTACACCAAGCCATCAGTGAGAACAATGGCTTCACAACCTTAGATGCGGTTATTGCCAGTCGAGGGGATGAATGA
- a CDS encoding ParM/StbA family protein: protein MTLNAHIQPYNGFTSYPQNGHTRARVVFDGGNRFIKWLDTDNNVKYIPSCIKEVSEYQWKRLKPDTQSVLIEVDGKRYVIGRLAQQLNGEPTFQKDKCELAEILVLAAIQPSRGFDHVRIERLAIALPNSLNSNDVAAVQRIANHPLTREFIRDDRTITYTVGTVEPIDETYPAFLYAQKQGFYQFPEAQNAVWDIGGGTSIARIYTPNGTLLHDAEVILPGTKQLAQEIASELKESHNLDYSPSLTLIMDAIERRDYVYGTDQLDFWEIYDRQTSAWIETARAAIRSKWVNYLPELGHVLVVGGSAELARPICELTSDRFFIPDQPQFFNLIAMAHMD from the coding sequence ATGACACTCAACGCACACATACAGCCATATAACGGATTTACTTCATATCCGCAAAACGGACACACCAGAGCGCGAGTTGTTTTCGACGGTGGCAACCGCTTTATTAAATGGCTGGATACGGATAACAACGTGAAATATATACCTAGTTGCATTAAAGAAGTATCCGAGTATCAATGGAAACGTCTCAAACCAGATACCCAGTCAGTATTAATTGAAGTTGATGGTAAACGCTATGTGATTGGGCGATTGGCTCAACAGCTAAACGGAGAGCCAACTTTTCAAAAAGACAAATGCGAACTAGCCGAAATTCTGGTGCTGGCAGCAATTCAGCCCAGTAGAGGTTTTGACCACGTTCGCATTGAACGCCTGGCGATCGCTTTACCTAACTCCCTTAACAGCAATGATGTGGCCGCGGTGCAACGGATAGCCAACCATCCTTTAACCCGTGAATTTATCCGTGACGATCGCACCATCACCTACACAGTCGGCACAGTCGAACCAATCGACGAAACCTATCCCGCTTTCCTATATGCCCAAAAACAAGGGTTTTACCAATTTCCAGAAGCACAAAACGCCGTTTGGGATATTGGCGGCGGCACATCGATCGCCAGAATTTACACCCCCAACGGCACACTACTGCACGATGCTGAAGTGATTCTTCCAGGAACCAAGCAACTGGCCCAAGAAATAGCCAGCGAACTGAAAGAGTCTCATAACCTCGACTATTCACCATCGCTGACATTAATCATGGATGCAATTGAACGCCGAGATTACGTTTACGGCACAGACCAGCTTGACTTTTGGGAAATTTATGATCGCCAAACCTCAGCCTGGATAGAAACTGCCAGAGCCGCAATTCGTTCTAAATGGGTGAATTACTTACCCGAACTTGGCCATGTGCTTGTAGTTGGTGGCAGCGCGGAACTCGCCAGGCCAATTTGTGAATTAACCAGCGATCGCTTCTTCATCCCTGACCAACCCCAATTTTTTAACCTTATCGCAATGGCGCACATGGACTAA
- a CDS encoding KGK domain-containing protein, translating into MSGKIVLDDSDVVSIFTGGSNPAIYTFGLGSGSTFKSSELIKAAKTWVAKPGTENNSYCWWFNPDGLKCQVLFANEIGWKPGKVRIRLEFIPDEPKVPPQESPLDDLRSNLDI; encoded by the coding sequence ATGAGTGGAAAAATCGTTTTAGATGACAGTGATGTTGTGTCTATTTTTACTGGTGGTTCTAATCCTGCTATCTATACTTTTGGGCTGGGTTCAGGTTCAACCTTTAAATCAAGTGAGCTAATCAAAGCTGCTAAGACCTGGGTTGCCAAGCCAGGGACTGAGAATAACTCTTATTGCTGGTGGTTCAATCCAGATGGATTGAAATGTCAGGTTTTATTTGCCAATGAAATAGGGTGGAAACCCGGTAAAGTTCGGATTCGCTTGGAATTTATTCCTGATGAACCAAAAGTTCCACCACAGGAATCGCCACTGGATGATTTAAGGTCGAATCTCGATATCTAA